The genomic region ACCCCAGGCCGTCTCCAACTCCTCCGGGTCGTTCGCGGAGGTGTTGCGGTAGGGCTCGGCTCCCCAGAGCTCGGCGTAGTACGCCAGGACCGCGCGCTCCAGCGGCTTGGTGTGCGTCATGAGGTTACTGTCGGTGAAGGGGTCACCGATGTTGTTCGAGTGCACCTTGAGCAGTTCCGGCAGATCGGCCGCGACGGACCGCAGGTCCTGGTTGACCTGGTAGCCGAGGAAGTTGTCCCGGTAGTAGCCCAGGTAGTCCTTGAGCTTCTTCAGGGCCGCGGTGCGCTCCGCCCCGCTCATCCCCTTGGACGTCAGGGCGAAATCCGCGTCGGAGATCGAGGGAAGGGATCCGTTGGCCTCGGTCACGCGTTCCTCCATGTCGAACGTACGGTCACGGCGTGGACTCTTGGGGGATCGCACTTTCCAAACTAACATTCCCGATGCTCAGGAAAAAAGGAATTCACAATGGAATGCGTTTCATTTTTTGATGGCCTTTTCGGGCCCACGTGAACTCCAGGAAGAACGGCGACCGATTCGCCATGTCGGAACTTATCCTTTTCTCCGACTGACCCCGAAAGAGCGGCGACGCCCGAGTCGGGACCTCCGACCCGCACCCCTTGGCTCTCGGGCGCGGCTCCACCCCCTCCCCCACCAGCGCGCCGCCGGACCGACGCACAGCGGGTTGCCCGTCCGCCACCGGCATGTCTAATATCTGCGTATGAACGCAGATACCAAGAGATGCGGGCTCGACGAGAACAGCCCCTACGTCGAGTACGCGGTGGAGATCCTGACCCTGCTCGCCGACGCCACCCGGGTCCGCATCATCCTGGCCCTGCGCGGCGGTGAACTCTCCGTCAACGAGCTGGCCGAACGCCTCGACAAGCCCGGCCCCTCGGTGTCCCAGCACCTGGCCAAGCTCCGGCTGGGCCGGGTCGTGGCGAGCCGGCGCGAGGGCAACCGGATGTACTACAGCCTGGCCAACGAGCACGCCCGCCAGTTGGTCGCCGACGCCGTCTACCAGGCCGAGCACGCCCTGGAGGTCGAACCCGCCCACCACCGCGCCCGTGTCGCGCCCACCGGAGGCGCGGTACCGGGCGCAACCGGACGGGCCGCCGAAGGCGCGACGCCGGGCGCCACCGGACGGGCCGCCTCCGGCGACGCCGCCGAGGGCGACGCCGCCGAGGGCGACGCCCGATGACCCCCTCCACCACCGCCACCCCCGCGCGCACCACCTCCCCCCGCGGCGCGGTACGGCCGCCCTCGCTGCTCCGCACCGGCCTGCGCCTGGCCGAGGTCCGGTGGGCCCTGGCCGCGCTGGTGCTCTTCCTGGCCGGCTGGACCGCCCAGCTCCTCGGCGCTCCGGCCTGGGCCTGGTGGGGCCTGTTCCTCGCCTGCTACGGCACGGGCGGCTGGGAACCCGCCCTCGCCGGGCTGCGCGCCGCACGGGAGCGCACCCTGGACGTGGACCTGCTGATGATCGTCGCCGCGATCGCCGCGGCCTCCATCGGCCAGGTCTTCGACGGCGCCCTGCTCATCGTCATCTTCGCCACGTCCGGCGCCCTGGAAGCCGTGGTCACCCAGCGCACGGCCGACTCCGTCAGCGCGCTGCTCACGCTGGCCCCCGAACGCGCCGTCCGCCTGCGCGCCACCGCCGACGGCGGCCGCGAGGAGACCGTCGACACCAGCGAACTCCAGGTCGGCGACACGGTCCTGGTCCGCCCCGGTGAGCGCGTGGGCGCCGACGGCACGGTCCTGGACGGCCGGAGCGAGGTCGACCAGCAGGCCATCACCGGGGAGTCGGTCCCGGTCCCCCGGAGCGAGGGCGACGAGGTGCTCTCGGGCACCATCAACGGCACCGGGGCACTGCGCGTGCGCGTGGACCGCCCGGCCGGGGAGTCGGTGATCGCACGCATCGTGACGCTGGTCGAGGAGGCCTCGGCCACCAAGGCCGAGACCCAGCTGTTCATCGAGCGGATCGAGCAGCGCTACTCCGTCATCGTGGTGGCCGCCACCCTGCTCGTCCTGGCCGTGCCCCTCCTGCTGGGCGAGGACTTCGAGGCGGCGCTGCTGCGCGCGATCGTGTTCATGATCGTGGCGTCCCCGTGCGCGGTGGTCCTGTCGACCATGCCGCCGCTGCTGGCCGCCATCGCCAACGCCGGACGCCACGGTGTGCTGGTCAAGTCCGCCACCGTGATGGAACAGATCGGCCGGACCGACGTGGTGGCCTTCGACAAGACCGGTACGCTCACGCGCGGCGAGCCGCGGGTGACCGGGGTCCTCCCGGAGCCGGGCCGCACCGTGGCGGAGGTCCTGGCCCTGGCCGCGGCCGTGGAGCGCTACAGTGAGCACCCGCTCGCCGACGCCGTCCGGGCCCGCGCCGAGGAGGAGGGCGTGGACCGGGTCGACGCACGCGACTTCGCGTCCCTGCCCGGGGTCGGGGTCAGCGCGACCGTGGACGGCGCCCGCGTCCGGGTCGAGCGCGCCCCCACCGAACCGGACGGACCGGCGAGCACGCGGGTGGTCGTGTCCGTGGACGGGCGGCCGGCGGGGCGGATCGTGCTGGCCGACGCCCTGCGCCCCGAGGCCGCCCGGACGGTGGCGGAGATCGGCGCGCTCACCGGCCGTCCGGTCCACCTGCTCACCGGGGACAACCACGCCACGGCGGCCGACATCGCCCGGGCCACGGGTATCGCCCACGTGCGCGCCGACCTCCTGCCCCAGGACAAGGCCGCGGCGGTCAAGGAGATGGAGGACGCGGGCACCCGCGTGCTCCTGGTGGGCGACGGGGTCAACGACGCACCCGCGATGGCCGCCGCGACCACCGGTGTGGCCATGGGCCGGCGCGGTTCGGACCTGGCGCTGGACACCGCCGACGCGATCATCGTGCGCGACGACCTGTCCACCCTGCCCCGGTTGACCGCGCTGTCCCGGCGGGCGCGCCGGTTCGTGGTCGCCAACCTGTGCGTGGCGGGCACGTTCATCGCGGTGCTGGTGACCTGGGACCTGGCCGGCACCCTGCCGCTGGCCCTGGCGGTGGCCGGGCACGAGGGTTCGACGGTCGTCGTGGCCCTCAACGGACTGCGCCTGCTACGCGCCCGCGCCTGGGACCGGTGACGCGGGCTCCGACCCCGCGACCGGCGGAGCGGTGGGGGCGCGGAGCGATGAGGACTCAGGGCGATGACGGCGCGGGGCGGTGAGGGGTCGGGCGGGGCCGCCCCTCGCCTACTCGGCGGCCAGCGGGGCGGTGAGGAGCAGTCCGGCTCCGGTGGCCGTGCCGGCGCCGATGCCGGACAGGCACAGCTCCTGCAGGGCGTCGCTGTCGCGCACCTCGGCCGTCCCGGTGAAGTGGTACCGGGCGGGCCTGCCGCCCAGGTGCTTCCACTTCGCCGAGGTCGCGTACAGGGCGCCGCCGAACTTGTCGTCCAGCCAGGACTCGAACTCCTCCTCCGGCAGGGGGACGCGCTTGCCGCGCGGGCGCGCGCCCTCCTCGTCGGCCTCCGGGGCGCGCTGCCCCGTGGGCGCCGAGATGAGCTCCCACCGGATCGTCTCGCCCTCGGGGTGCCGCGGCATCGGCTGGATCGTGGCGGCGACCGCGCCGGGGACCTTGCCCCAGGCCGGGGCGGTGTCGGAGCTGATCACCAGTGTGGCGGGCGAGGTACGCGCCCACAGGACGCGGGCGTCGGACGCGGGGTCGGGGTCGACCGCCCTGCGCACGGCCTTCCCCATGGCCGCCCACTGGTCCATGCCGGTGCTGCGCTTGGGGTCGAGCTTGATACGGGCCAGGTACAAGGAGTTCCTCTCCGGGGCGCGTCCGCCTGAGCGGGGCCCTGCGTTCGGTCACGGGCCGTCGAGGATCCCCTCCGCCCGAGCTGGAGTTCTCACTGTACGAGGCACCGGCCGCTGGTCGGTCGACGGAACCGCTCCCCCGCACGCCGCCGCTCCGGACGCGGCCGCGGCGTCCTCTCCGCCGAACCGATCCGGTGAGGTCGCGACCCGGAACAGTAAGCGCTTTCCAATCCTCGCCACAGGGACGAGCGGATCACGCACACAGGGCCACACTCTCATCGCGCCGCGGCGATGAACGCGACGGTATCGGAAGGACGGACGAGCGACCCGACACCCGCCGGAACGCGGCCCCGCCTGCGCCGTGGACCTGGCCCGGCTCTCCGCCGTGCGCGAGCACCTGGGCGAGGGCGTCGCGCTGATGGTCGACGCGAACCAGCAGTGGTCGCGCGCCGACGCCCAGCGGATGTGCCGGGCCTTCGAGGAGTTCGGCCTCGTCTGGATCGAGGAGCCGCTGGACGCCTACGACTTCGAGGGGCACGGACAGCTGGCCGCCAGGTTCGACACCCCGATCGCCACCGGCGAGATGCTCACCAGCGTCGCCGAGCACGCGGAGCTGATCCGGCACGGCGGCGCGGACATCATCCAGCCCGACGCGCCCCGGATCGGCGGGATCACCCGGTTCCTCCAGGTCATGGCGATGGCGGATCGGCGGCACCTGCAGTTGGCGCCGCACTTCGCCATGGAGATCCACGTCCACCTGGCCGCCGCCTACCGGCACGAGCCCTGGGTGGAGCACTTCGAGTGGCTCGACCCCCTCTTCAACGAGCACCTGGAGATCGCGGACGG from Nocardiopsis aegyptia harbors:
- a CDS encoding ArsR/SmtB family transcription factor gives rise to the protein MNADTKRCGLDENSPYVEYAVEILTLLADATRVRIILALRGGELSVNELAERLDKPGPSVSQHLAKLRLGRVVASRREGNRMYYSLANEHARQLVADAVYQAEHALEVEPAHHRARVAPTGGAVPGATGRAAEGATPGATGRAASGDAAEGDAAEGDAR
- a CDS encoding heavy metal translocating P-type ATPase, whose product is MTPSTTATPARTTSPRGAVRPPSLLRTGLRLAEVRWALAALVLFLAGWTAQLLGAPAWAWWGLFLACYGTGGWEPALAGLRAARERTLDVDLLMIVAAIAAASIGQVFDGALLIVIFATSGALEAVVTQRTADSVSALLTLAPERAVRLRATADGGREETVDTSELQVGDTVLVRPGERVGADGTVLDGRSEVDQQAITGESVPVPRSEGDEVLSGTINGTGALRVRVDRPAGESVIARIVTLVEEASATKAETQLFIERIEQRYSVIVVAATLLVLAVPLLLGEDFEAALLRAIVFMIVASPCAVVLSTMPPLLAAIANAGRHGVLVKSATVMEQIGRTDVVAFDKTGTLTRGEPRVTGVLPEPGRTVAEVLALAAAVERYSEHPLADAVRARAEEEGVDRVDARDFASLPGVGVSATVDGARVRVERAPTEPDGPASTRVVVSVDGRPAGRIVLADALRPEAARTVAEIGALTGRPVHLLTGDNHATAADIARATGIAHVRADLLPQDKAAAVKEMEDAGTRVLLVGDGVNDAPAMAAATTGVAMGRRGSDLALDTADAIIVRDDLSTLPRLTALSRRARRFVVANLCVAGTFIAVLVTWDLAGTLPLALAVAGHEGSTVVVALNGLRLLRARAWDR
- a CDS encoding type I-E CRISPR-associated protein Cas6/Cse3/CasE, with product MYLARIKLDPKRSTGMDQWAAMGKAVRRAVDPDPASDARVLWARTSPATLVISSDTAPAWGKVPGAVAATIQPMPRHPEGETIRWELISAPTGQRAPEADEEGARPRGKRVPLPEEEFESWLDDKFGGALYATSAKWKHLGGRPARYHFTGTAEVRDSDALQELCLSGIGAGTATGAGLLLTAPLAAE